A window of Anomalospiza imberbis isolate Cuckoo-Finch-1a 21T00152 chromosome 4, ASM3175350v1, whole genome shotgun sequence contains these coding sequences:
- the RPL7L1 gene encoding ribosomal protein uL30-like isoform X2, whose protein sequence is MAELEEPRRRIPLVPENLLKKRKAYLAIKATQAKQALLNKRKQQKGKQIQFRRLETFVRDSWRKRRDDTRLRRMEQRPGQAAAPQESKLAFVVRIVDIKGVTKRVKRVIELLRLRKNYTGIFVKLSPLSLKMLRIVEPYVAWGQPNLKSVRELILKRGQAKIKKKRVPLTDNMLIEEHLGGCGIICLEDLIHEIYSTGKYFKRVTSFLWPFHLSVARHASRNRVGFLKEMGKPGYRGDAINQLIRQLN, encoded by the exons ATGGCGGAGTTGGAGGA GCCGAGGCGGCGGATCCCGCTGGTGCCGGAGAACTTGCTGAAGAAGAGGAAGGCGTACCTGGCCATCAAGGCCACCCAGGCCAAGCAGGCGCTGCTCAACAAACGCAAG CAGCAGAAGGGGAAGCAGATCCAGTTCAGGCGCCTGGAGACCTTTGTTCGGGATTCGTGGCGCAAACGCCGGGATGACACTCGGCTGAGGCGCATGGAACAGAGGCCTGGCCAGGCAGCGGCACCTCAGGAGAGCAAACTGGCCTTTGTTGTGAGGATTGTGGA tattAAGGGAGTGACTAAGAGGGTGAAAAGAGTGATTGAGTTGCTGCGGCTGAGGAAGAATTACACCGGGATATTTGTGAAGCTGAGCCCACTGTCGCTGAAGATGCTGCGGATCGTGGAGCCTTATGTGGCGTGGGG ACAGCCTAACCTGAAATCTGTACGAGAGCTCATCCTGAAACGGGGCCAAGCCAAGATCAAGAAAAAGAGGGTGCCTCTGACAGACAACATGCTGATAGAGGAACATTTAG GGGGCTGTGGTATCATTTGCCTGGAAGACCTTATTCATGAAATCTACTCAACTGGGAAGTATTTCAAAAGAGTAACCAGCTTTCTGTGGCCGTTCCACTTGTCAGTGGCTCGCCACGCATCACGGAACAGAGTGGGTTTCCTCAAGGAGATGGGCAAGCCTGGCTACAGAGGTGATGCAATCAACCAGCTCATCCGTCAGCTCAACTAG
- the RPL7L1 gene encoding ribosomal protein uL30-like isoform X1 — protein MQMPYDLRPRRRIPLVPENLLKKRKAYLAIKATQAKQALLNKRKQQKGKQIQFRRLETFVRDSWRKRRDDTRLRRMEQRPGQAAAPQESKLAFVVRIVDIKGVTKRVKRVIELLRLRKNYTGIFVKLSPLSLKMLRIVEPYVAWGQPNLKSVRELILKRGQAKIKKKRVPLTDNMLIEEHLGGCGIICLEDLIHEIYSTGKYFKRVTSFLWPFHLSVARHASRNRVGFLKEMGKPGYRGDAINQLIRQLN, from the exons GCCGAGGCGGCGGATCCCGCTGGTGCCGGAGAACTTGCTGAAGAAGAGGAAGGCGTACCTGGCCATCAAGGCCACCCAGGCCAAGCAGGCGCTGCTCAACAAACGCAAG CAGCAGAAGGGGAAGCAGATCCAGTTCAGGCGCCTGGAGACCTTTGTTCGGGATTCGTGGCGCAAACGCCGGGATGACACTCGGCTGAGGCGCATGGAACAGAGGCCTGGCCAGGCAGCGGCACCTCAGGAGAGCAAACTGGCCTTTGTTGTGAGGATTGTGGA tattAAGGGAGTGACTAAGAGGGTGAAAAGAGTGATTGAGTTGCTGCGGCTGAGGAAGAATTACACCGGGATATTTGTGAAGCTGAGCCCACTGTCGCTGAAGATGCTGCGGATCGTGGAGCCTTATGTGGCGTGGGG ACAGCCTAACCTGAAATCTGTACGAGAGCTCATCCTGAAACGGGGCCAAGCCAAGATCAAGAAAAAGAGGGTGCCTCTGACAGACAACATGCTGATAGAGGAACATTTAG GGGGCTGTGGTATCATTTGCCTGGAAGACCTTATTCATGAAATCTACTCAACTGGGAAGTATTTCAAAAGAGTAACCAGCTTTCTGTGGCCGTTCCACTTGTCAGTGGCTCGCCACGCATCACGGAACAGAGTGGGTTTCCTCAAGGAGATGGGCAAGCCTGGCTACAGAGGTGATGCAATCAACCAGCTCATCCGTCAGCTCAACTAG